One genomic segment of Candidatus Hydrogenedentota bacterium includes these proteins:
- a CDS encoding glycosyltransferase family 39 protein has protein sequence MNRAKYHCSQGISRDRKAFWAVLALWTFGNLAFVHMTHLGLAGDEAQYWDWSRHLDWGYYSKPPMIAWIIALLTRIGGTSEAAIRSGAALFASGTLVFIHALARRITRRESTALVAACMSLAMTSSWAGSVMLTIDAPMAFFWAFAMYSFHRAISGDRGWWLITGVALGLGMLTKYTMLALVVSFLAYLILFDRGWLRRPGPYLMLGIMFLAMIPVVYWNVAHDWVSVRHTASIGTRGEKSFGKTIGHVLEFVGGQLGIVSPILFGFFAWAMVVMAKKANLFRPWVSGIVGVKTNMGDDNGFGYEQEKASGLQPPSLGLRPSALKKDAAYLFLCTMILFGFYALVAFTRKTEPNWPICAYLSAVIAFAWAWHDRPRTSRMRKLLYAGVILGCLVGVFSRTTEWLYRASARFAPENARIENVYLGPLHFRAKKEPTNRLFGGRELGRTLSKHVRTGDPSAPFICSENYQFVAWAAFYTEGRPRTYCVNLGDRRYNQYDLWGGWEALVGRDALFIVGDPPEVAQPRIEKALALGAFERLDGIEVVNVYRQRTLVKVFTIARLRGYTGYAWRPDTEQY, from the coding sequence CCCTGTGGACATTCGGCAATCTTGCATTTGTCCACATGACCCACCTGGGTCTTGCGGGCGACGAGGCGCAATACTGGGACTGGTCGCGTCATCTGGACTGGGGCTATTACAGCAAGCCGCCGATGATCGCTTGGATCATTGCGCTGCTCACGCGCATCGGGGGCACAAGCGAAGCGGCCATCCGTTCCGGCGCGGCGCTCTTCGCGTCGGGCACGCTCGTGTTCATCCATGCGCTCGCGCGACGAATCACCCGCCGCGAATCCACCGCGCTGGTGGCCGCGTGCATGTCGCTCGCAATGACCTCAAGTTGGGCCGGATCGGTGATGTTGACCATAGATGCGCCCATGGCCTTTTTCTGGGCGTTCGCGATGTATTCGTTTCACCGCGCCATTTCCGGCGATAGGGGCTGGTGGCTGATCACGGGCGTGGCGCTCGGCTTGGGCATGCTGACCAAATACACCATGCTGGCGCTTGTCGTGTCCTTCCTGGCCTATCTGATCTTGTTCGACCGCGGATGGCTGCGCCGTCCCGGACCGTATCTCATGCTGGGCATTATGTTCCTTGCCATGATCCCCGTGGTTTATTGGAATGTCGCCCACGACTGGGTATCCGTGCGTCACACGGCAAGCATCGGAACACGCGGAGAAAAATCCTTTGGAAAGACCATCGGCCATGTCCTGGAGTTTGTTGGCGGCCAACTCGGCATCGTTTCGCCGATTCTTTTCGGTTTCTTCGCATGGGCCATGGTCGTCATGGCGAAGAAGGCCAATCTTTTCAGGCCATGGGTTTCCGGGATCGTAGGGGTAAAAACGAACATGGGGGATGATAACGGGTTCGGGTACGAACAGGAAAAGGCTTCTGGCTTGCAACCTCCGTCCCTCGGCCTTCGGCCTTCGGCATTGAAAAAGGACGCGGCGTATCTGTTTCTCTGCACGATGATCCTGTTCGGCTTTTATGCGTTGGTCGCGTTCACGCGCAAGACCGAGCCGAACTGGCCCATTTGCGCGTATCTGTCGGCCGTCATCGCGTTTGCGTGGGCGTGGCACGACCGTCCGCGCACTTCCCGCATGCGGAAGCTGCTCTATGCCGGCGTGATTCTGGGCTGTCTGGTGGGTGTGTTTTCGCGAACGACCGAATGGTTGTACCGAGCTTCGGCCCGGTTCGCGCCCGAAAATGCCCGGATTGAAAACGTCTACCTTGGGCCGTTGCATTTCCGCGCAAAAAAGGAACCGACAAACCGTCTCTTTGGAGGCCGCGAATTGGGCCGCACGCTGTCGAAACACGTGCGAACGGGCGATCCGAGCGCGCCGTTCATCTGCAGCGAGAACTACCAGTTTGTCGCATGGGCCGCATTCTATACGGAAGGCCGGCCACGAACGTATTGCGTGAATCTAGGCGATCGCCGGTACAACCAGTATGATCTGTGGGGTGGGTGGGAGGCGCTTGTCGGGCGCGATGCCCTGTTTATCGTTGGCGACCCGCCCGAAGTGGCCCAACCCCGCATCGAGAAGGCCCTTGCCCTCGGCGCCTTCGAAAGACTCGACGGTATAGAAGTTGTCAACGTCTACCGGCAGCGCACGCTCGTCAAGGTCTTTACCATCGCACGCCTCCGCGGCTATACCGGTTACGCATGGCGGCCCGATACCGAACAATATTAG